A stretch of the Pristis pectinata isolate sPriPec2 chromosome 7, sPriPec2.1.pri, whole genome shotgun sequence genome encodes the following:
- the LOC127572344 gene encoding beta-crystallin B1-like: MSETASRTTPVSERKSPPLKKLEAGMGSYKLFVYERENFQGRCREFGGECMNLCDAGFERVGSMRVECGPWVAYELSNFCGEMFVLEKGEYPRWDSWSNSRQNYFIMSFRPVSMDSEQHKICLYEMAEFKGRKMEIVDNDLPSLFTYGFTDRVGSASVSCGTWVGYQYPGYRGYQYLLERNDFRHWNQWGGRQPQIQSIRRIRDGQWHRTGCFN; this comes from the coding sequence ATGTCGGAGACGGCGAGTCGGACCACCCCGGTGTCTGAGAGGAAGAGCCCCCCGCTCAAGAAACTGGAGGCGGGGATGGGCTCCTACAAGCTGTTCGTCTACGAGCGGGAGAACTTTCAAGGCCGGTGCCGGGAGTTTGGCGGCGAGTGCATGAACCTGTGCGACGCCGGGTTTGAGCGGGTGGGGTCAATGCGCGTCGAGTGCGGGCCCTGGGTGGCCTACGAGCTGTCCAACTTCTGCGGGGAGATGTTCGTCCTGGAGAAGGGGGAGTACCCGCGCTGGGATTCCTGGTCCAACAGCCGCCAGAACTACTTCATCATGTCCTTCAGACCCGTCTCCATGGACTCGGAGCAGCACAAGATCTGCCTGTACGAGATGGCCGAGTTCAAGGGGCGCAAGATGGAGATCGTGGACAACGACCTGCCCAGCCTCTTCACCTACGGCTTCACGGACCGCGTGGGCAGTGCCTCCGTCAGCTGCGGCACCTGGGTGGGCTACCAGTACCCGGGCTACCGCGGCTACCAGTACTTGCTGGAGAGGAACGACTTCAGGCACTGGAACCAGTGGGGTGGCCGGCAGCCACAGATTCAGTCCATCCGCCGCATCCGCGATGGACAGTGGCACAGGACCGGCTGCTTCAACTAG